The Triticum aestivum cultivar Chinese Spring chromosome 7B, IWGSC CS RefSeq v2.1, whole genome shotgun sequence genome window below encodes:
- the LOC123159894 gene encoding uncharacterized protein, with protein sequence MEQDALLASSQQAKLPLALFIFESNKKKQLLFDPSTKKIRGIISVAFADATCVFENGGWLLMLQHKQHGFQEQQEQTIFLVHASTGRRLELPACPSVIDGLFVFYVGSSEVPLVVVCIETISGVPTVYVACPGDIYWSVYKNIEDGSHLPLDPHRRIKCTLIIDAVLLGKQAVCVDYHGKILIFDVTEMSWRRTALSKGWNERDAHFLVASSEEVVLISCRRFRGRFCDFKFFKLDAEALEWSPLDDTELDGCSWFLYRGRSILAREEGKRKVYTFYPSQWGGSTPIDADSSRKRKVAHMKSLSSREKSVTNIFMHDLEDGVVRTVLPASIVTEERHWLRSSVFGGPFQ encoded by the coding sequence ATGGAGCAGGATGCCCTGCTGGCTTCTTCCCAGCAAGCGAAGCTACCCTTGGCTCTGTTTATTTTTGAAAGCAACAAGAAGAAGCAGCTCCTGTTTGACCCCTCCACCAAGAAGATCCGTGGCATAATCAGCGTGGCGTTCGCAGATGCCACCTGCGTGTTCGAAAATGGCGGGTGGCTGCTCATGCTCCAGCACAAGCAACATGGTTTCCAGGAGCAGCAAGAGCAGACCATCTTCCTTGTGCATGCCAGCACCGGCAGGCGGCTGGAGCTGCCGGCGTGCCCTTCTGTCATTGACGGGCTCTTCGTTTTCTACGTCGGCTCCAGTGAGGTGCCTCTGGTTGTCGTGTGCATTGAGACCATCTCCGGGGTCCCAACCGTCTATGTTGCCTGCCCTGGGGACATATACTGGAGCGTCTACAAGAACATTGAGGATGGCTCCCACCTACCGCTGGATCCACACAGACGCATCAAGTGCACCCTCATTATCGATGCCGTCTTGCTCGGGAAGCAGGCCGTCTGCGTCGACTACCATGGGAAGATCCTGATCTTCGACGTCACGGAGATGAGCTGGAGGAGGACCGCTCTTTCAAAGGGGTGGAACGAAAGGGATGCTCACTTCCTTGTGGCATCCAGTGAAGAAGTTGTGCTCATCTCGTGCCGTCGCTTTCGTGGACGGTTCTGCGACTTCAAATTCTTCAAGCTGGATGCTGAAGCACTGGAGTGGTCACCTCTAGATGACACGGAGCTTGATGGTTGCAGCTGGTTTCTGTACAGAGGTCGCTCCATCCTTGCGAGGGAGGAAGGCAAGAGGAAAGTCTACACCTTCTATCCAAGCCAGTGGGGTGGCTCGACACCGATCGACGCCGACAGCTCGAGGAAGAGGAAGGTAGCCCATATGAAGTCATTGTCTTCCAGAGAGAAGTCGGTTACGAATATATTCATGCATGATTTAGAAGACGGCGTCGTCAGGACGGTTCTCCCGGCTTCAATTGTGACTGAGGAACGGCATTGGCTCCGGTCTAGTGTCTTTGGTGGACCATTTCAGTAA